The Corynebacterium marinum DSM 44953 genome contains the following window.
GGCCACGGCGGTCCACGCGGCGAGAGTGTCCTCGGTGGCGCGCAGGTCCTGGCGCCCGAGCATCGCCCAGGTGTCCAGCAGCAGCGCCGCCCCGTAGCCGCCCTCCCGCACGCGGGGCTCCGCGCCGGGGGTGGCCACGACCAGCGCAGGCTTGTGGTCGACCGCGTCCACCACTTTGTTTCCCCCGGAGGCGATCACGCGGGTGGAGGGGAAGGCCCGGCCCAGCTCCTCGGCGGTCCGGTCGGCGCCCAGCACCACGGCGCGCAGCCGGACGGAGCCGCATTCGGCGCACCGGTGGCGGGCGTCGGGGCGGCCGCACCACCGGCAGGTGGGCACACCGCCCTGCTCCCCCGCGCCTGCCGGGAGCCCCAGGGGGCCGTTGCAGTGCCGGCATCTGGCCGGAGCCCGGCAGGACCCGCAGGCCAAGGTGGGAACGTAGCCCTTGCGGGGGACCTGGATCAGGGCCGGCTCGCCGCGTTCCAGGGATCCGCGCAGGGCGTCGAAGGCCTGCTTCGGCAGTCGTGCGGACGCCGCCAGCGGGTCGCGGACAAGTTCGAACTCGGTGTCGGCGGCGGCGCGGATCAGCGGGGAACGCTGCCGGATCGTCTCACGCGGCGCCACCAGGTCGTGCGCCCACCCTGATTCGACGAGCAACTGCGCCTCGGCGGTCCGGGAGTGCCCGGCGAGGATGAGCGAGCAGCCTTCCAGCGAGCTGCGGGTGGTGAGGACCTCGCGGGCATGCGCGTAGGGCGCGCGGGGATCGACGAGGTTCTCGTCGCCGTCGTGGAGGATCACTGCCAGGCGCAGGTCCGCCACCGGCGCGAACGCGGCGGAACGGGTCCCCACCACGAGCCGGGACTGCCCGTCGAGAATCGAGAGGAAACGCCGGTAGCGGGCCTGCGGCCCCAGGCCCGCGGTGAGCGTGGTCACCTGCTTCGCCGAGACCAGCCCCCGCAGCGCCTCCTCGAGCTGGTCGACATCCCGCTGGTCCGGCACCACCAGAAGCGCTCCCCCGCCGTCCCGGACCACCTTCACGGCCAGGGCGGCGAGCGCGTCCGCCCAGGAGTCGCCCGGGGCGATCTGCCAGGCCGCGCGCGCCGTCCGGCCGGCGAGCACCGCATCGACGAAGGATTCGCCGTGCTGGTAGGCGGACCATGAGGACAGGTCCGGCTCCTGGACCTCCCCCAGCTCCGCCCAGGGGGTGGAGGTGTCCGACTCCTCCGCGCGGGCGTGCCGGGACGGGATGGCGGAACGGATGAGATCGGAACGGATGCCGGCGTAGCGGTCGCAGAGGGCGTCGACAAGCGCGGCGGTGCGCGGCGGGTACACGATTTCCGGGGAGATCACCCGCTCGAGGTAGCGCAGGGATCCTTCGTGCGCGGATTCGGCGGCGCGTTCCAGCAGGATGGCGTCGACCAGGCGTCCGGCGAAGCGGATGCGCACCCGCACCCCCGGCTGGGCGGCCTCATCGTCGTCGGCGGAGACCCGGTAGTCGAAGATCCGGTCCAGGTGCGCCAGGCCGAGGAGCGGGAGAACCCGTGCCACCGGCCTGTGTGCTGCGGGGACGCGGGGTGTGGCCATGGACAACCACCTTAGCGGCCGAGAGCCGCCTGCAGATCGGACACGCGGTCGGTGTGCTCCCAGGGCAGGTCGAGATCGAGCCGGCCGAAGTGGCCGTAGGCCGAGGTCTGGCTGTAGATCGGGGCGAGCAGCCCCAGCTCGCGGATGATGGCCGCCGGGCGGAGGTCGAAGACCTTCTCCACCGCGCCCTGGATGTCCTCGTCGGTGAGGCCCGCGGCGGCGGTGCCGAAGGTCTCCACGTACAGGCCGACGGGGGCGGCGCGGCCGATGGCGTAGGCGACCTGGACCTCGACCCGCTCGGCGAGCCCGGCGGCGACGATGTTCTTGGCCACCCAGCGCATGGCGTAGGCGGCGGAACGGTCGACCTTGCTGGGGTCCTTGCCGGAGAAGGCGCCTCCGCCGTGGCGCGCCATCCCGCCGTAGGTGTCGACGATGATCTTGCGGCCCGTCAGGCCGGCGTCGCCCATGGGGCCGCCGAGGATGAAGGAGCCGGAGGGGTTGACCAGCAGCACCATCTTGTCGTCGACCATGCCCTCCAGGCCGGCGTCGGCGATGACCCAGTCCAGGACGTGCTCGCGCAGCTGCGCGGCGAGCCACTCCTGGGTGGCGTCCGGGTCGTGCTGGGTGGAGATGACCACCGTGTCCAGGCGGACGGGCCGGTCGTTCTCGTCGTACTCGAAGGTGACCTGGGTCTTGCCGTCCGGGCGCAGCCGGGGCACGGTACCCTCCTTGCGCACCTGGGTCAGCCGCCGGGAGAGGCGGTGGGCCAGCGCGATGGGCAGCGGCATGTACTCCGGGGTCTCGTTGGTGGCGTAGCCGAACATGAGCCCCTGGTCGCCGGCGCCCTCACGGTCGTCGTCGTCGATCGTGGCACCCGAGCGGGCCTCCTGCGAGGTGGTCACGCCGGCGCCGATCTCGTGCGACTGCTCGCCGATGGCGACGTTGACGCCGCACGTGCGGCCGTCGAAGCCCACCTCGGAGGAGGTGAATCCGATGTCCACCAGGGTCTTGCGGACCAACCCGGCGATGTCCACGTAGGACTCCGTGGTGACCTCGCCGACAACGTGCACCTGGCCGGTGGTGACCAGGGTCTCCACGGCGACGCGCGAGCGGGGGTCCTGCGCGAGCATGGCGTCGAGCACGGCGTCGGAGATGGCGTCGCAGATCTTGTCCGGGTGCCCCTCGGTCACCGATTCGCTGGTGAACAGACGGATCGGTGCGGGCTTGTCGAAGGCCACGGTGGTGGTGGCGGGGTTCTCTGGCACGTGGGTGGTCCTTTACGAATGGCGGATATACAACTGCAACTGAGCGTCCCGCCCAATATAGACCAAGCTGTCTAAATTCGTCAATTACGCAGCTCGTCCACCGCCTCGAGGATCCGCGCGGCCACGGCGTGCTTGGAGCCGTCGGCGACCTCGGACACCCTCCCGTCAGCGGTGAGCAGCCAACCCCGGTTGCGGGACTGCCCGAACACCCGGCCCTCCCCCACCTCGTTGCACATCAGCAGGTCGCAGCCCTTGCGCTCCAGCTTCGCCTTCGCGAAATCCAGCGCCGAATGCGTCCCGTCCCCGGTCTCCGCGGCGAAACCCACGATGGTCGTCGCCGCCGGCACCGCACCTTCGCGCCGGCACCGCACGGTGGACGCCAGGATGTCCGGGTTCTCGACGAGCCGGACGGTGGTCAGGGAGTCGTCGTCCGAACCCTTCTTCATCTTCGCCCCGGCCTCGGAGACCGGCCGGAAATCCGCCACTGCCGCGGCCATGATGATCACGTCGGCCTCCGCCGCGTGCTTCTCGACGGCCGCCGCCATCTCCCGCGCGCTGCCCACCTTCTCGATGACGGCCCCCGAGGGCGTCGGCAGCTGGTCGGTGTCGCCGGCGACGATCCTCACCTTCGCCCCCCGGTGGGCGGCGATCTCCGCCAGCGCGAATCCCTGCCGGCCGGAGGAGCGGTTGCCCAGGAAA
Protein-coding sequences here:
- the metK gene encoding methionine adenosyltransferase, with product MAFDKPAPIRLFTSESVTEGHPDKICDAISDAVLDAMLAQDPRSRVAVETLVTTGQVHVVGEVTTESYVDIAGLVRKTLVDIGFTSSEVGFDGRTCGVNVAIGEQSHEIGAGVTTSQEARSGATIDDDDREGAGDQGLMFGYATNETPEYMPLPIALAHRLSRRLTQVRKEGTVPRLRPDGKTQVTFEYDENDRPVRLDTVVISTQHDPDATQEWLAAQLREHVLDWVIADAGLEGMVDDKMVLLVNPSGSFILGGPMGDAGLTGRKIIVDTYGGMARHGGGAFSGKDPSKVDRSAAYAMRWVAKNIVAAGLAERVEVQVAYAIGRAAPVGLYVETFGTAAAGLTDEDIQGAVEKVFDLRPAAIIRELGLLAPIYSQTSAYGHFGRLDLDLPWEHTDRVSDLQAALGR
- a CDS encoding primosomal protein N', translating into MATPRVPAAHRPVARVLPLLGLAHLDRIFDYRVSADDDEAAQPGVRVRIRFAGRLVDAILLERAAESAHEGSLRYLERVISPEIVYPPRTAALVDALCDRYAGIRSDLIRSAIPSRHARAEESDTSTPWAELGEVQEPDLSSWSAYQHGESFVDAVLAGRTARAAWQIAPGDSWADALAALAVKVVRDGGGALLVVPDQRDVDQLEEALRGLVSAKQVTTLTAGLGPQARYRRFLSILDGQSRLVVGTRSAAFAPVADLRLAVILHDGDENLVDPRAPYAHAREVLTTRSSLEGCSLILAGHSRTAEAQLLVESGWAHDLVAPRETIRQRSPLIRAAADTEFELVRDPLAASARLPKQAFDALRGSLERGEPALIQVPRKGYVPTLACGSCRAPARCRHCNGPLGLPAGAGEQGGVPTCRWCGRPDARHRCAECGSVRLRAVVLGADRTAEELGRAFPSTRVIASGGNKVVDAVDHKPALVVATPGAEPRVREGGYGAALLLDTWAMLGRQDLRATEDTLAAWTAVASLVAPAWRGGEVVVVADPGLPVVQSLIRWDMVGAAARELAQRFDVRFPPAVHMAAVDGANTALDTFLEILELPEHTEVLGPVDLPPGVHLPGEYDERRFGPAQRILLRTPLGPRSVLGKALKAATVAKAGRRDDLPLRIQVDPIHIG